TCTAGGGGAAGAAAAATGATGTCCTCCTAATGGATACTAACAAAGGGACCAACCCTAATAATTGCTCGATGTAAACTAAAATGCTACTTTAATTTGCAACAACCTTTAAACAACTCATTTAAGCCATCAAATGTTCTAATAACTAAGTCAAATAATTTGCTATTGTGGAGAAGTGAGTAACAATTACTAAGAAAGGAAACAAACTAGATGTTGTAACTCATTAGTTAAAGTACAACATGAGAAGGAAAACATAGGTTACTACTCTAATTGTTCTTATCCTCAATGAAGAAAATAGGGGGCCAAGCTAAAATCAACCACTTGCTCAATATTTTGGCACACAAGAATTGCTTGCATAGCATACAAAATTCTCATGTAGAAAGAGAGATACTTGCACAACAAAGGCATTCAATTACATAACTCTTAGGTACCAAATAAGGCCTTCTTGTACAACAACTAATTTTGTATCACCAAAAACATAGTTGTAGTAGTCTACAAGAGTGTCTATCTAAGGATCCTTATTGAGTTGAACTTATCAAACAAGTTTTAGGATCATGCATATAAGCTTAGTCCGCCATGAATTTGAGGATACAAGTTGTTTGTGTAGTTTTCATCCAAGAGAAATCATTGTTATGTTTTAGTAGATATCAAAACCTTATTGATGTAGATTTGACATAAAAGTTTTGGTTATAGCTAGAAAGAGTTCATTAAAACAAAATATTCCTTACCACACACATAATTAAGAGCATCTTCCAATCTTTGTCAATTTGAGCATATGTTGAGTATTTGTCTAAACTTAGCTCCTTTATTTAGATTAATCGTGAGTTCAATTTCTTTATTGCATTTAATTACCACACACACACATGGTGTTTTTATCTTTCCATAATATTAAATGTAATAATGAAAGCATATAAATAAGGTTTATAATTAGAAGTGGTTGATACATACAAATAGAAAATAGTAAAAGAAAGGGTAGTGAGCCAAATCACAAAGCATATGATAAAGAGACGAGTGAGGTCATCTTGTCAAAGAACCACTTAAGGAAAAATTCTACAAAATGGAGGATCAAGAACAAATAGACGAGTTTAAGTTTCAATTTCTTTTTATTTTGACATCAATATAGGTTAGTCTTATAAAGTGAATAGTTTAGACAAAAATAAGATGGATCCGAGACTTTAATATTGTAGCATTCAACTTTTATTTTAGTATAAATTtatgacacaaatttattatcaattTTATTAATGATTATAATGTTATCCTAATTGATCCTTTGTGGGTTGGGTAAATGAAAAAAGTATAATTGTAACACTCCATTATACTTTATACTAGCCCAATCCCTATTTTCTTTAGACTTAAGATCCCTTGTAAAGTTATAATTAAACAACATAGAGATTATGTTGGTCTAAGGTGTATAGTTAAAAATTATGCAACATAGAGATTACATTGATCTAAGGTGCCATGAGGTGTTGTACATGTAGTTTCTTAATTTAGTTATTCAATTGATCGATTTAAAAGCATAAAAACATATTATTAGGAAGTTTTCAATATTACACATTGATAATAAATCATtacatttatatattattataggtTACATTTTTAATTATGTGTAGAGACATAATCTAAAGTGACAACTCAAAGGTAAGCATCCAATATTGTGAACATgtaagaaaaagtaaagaaaagcTACTTAAagacatttttttaatataatataaagaCATCAAATTTCAAACTATTAAAAAGTAACATATAAATATACAAGAAAAATTACAAACATTTAAAAAGTTACATAAAAAATGAAACAAGTATATGACCAAAAAATAGTTCTTTAAATGAAAAGCAAATAATGAAATAACaatttttaaacaaaaattaaaataggTGTCCATGCATATAACAATtctaaagtaaaaaaaataaaaataaaataaaaattcacgTGTCCATGTATATAAcaattttaaactaaaataaaatagtTGTATTTTTTTCATCTATTTAGAAGTATTTGTAATAATTTAATATTGACATTTAGTATtcatatgaaaaataaaataggtaatattttttttattaaactacACATTCTTAATTAAAAAACCAATTTGTAGTCAATAAATTAACATATGAGGTAAACAAAAACATATGAAATAAGCAATTTGAAAAAGttatggattttaagaaataaaataatatatataaaattatttatataatttttttgactAAAAATTTGTTACTATTCATATAATTATGTGCTTAAGGTACATAGTaaacaatttattaaaattataaatagattaaaattagtttaattgtcttaaatatatttatttaaaaaatattaatcaatCTATTTGAGAGactttattttgatgttttttaatAGATGTATTTAAGCTATCTATACTAGTTGCACCAAAATTTGTAATATGTAATTTGatattttcatcatttattatcaTAAATTTTAATATAGGCAATTCAAGAGGTCTTTTAGATATATGTATTTAAAATATTGGAGGAGTaacatttataatattaaaatttaatatttctaTCACTTATTATTGTCAAACTCTTTAGATAAATTTTATCTATTAATAATATCAAATATCCACAATCCATAATTCTAGGCTTAGATGTTTCAAAATTAGATCGTGTATAAGTTTTTGTACAACATTTCATATCACACTCTATCATTAGAATAGGAGAGAgataaagaaaacataaaaaatagacATTCTATCTCTTTATTATATAGAGGTGAAATGAATGGTTTCCACCATTTACATCAAACTCCTCATTCTATACCCTTtattatatgtaaatatatatagtTGAGCCACATGTAAGAGGATCCAATCCATCAAATTCACGATGGTTCGAACCCACTTCCGAaagtttgaaccttggtggatgACTTTTACATCACATACCATCATCCTCATCAATTGTGCCCAACCAATTGAACAACAAtcctttaaaaaaattacaaatttaagaaaaaaaaaaagaagataaaacatACAAACAAAAGCGaaacatacatatattcatatttgtaCTCTCTTATCCATATCTATATGATCTAAAACAAAATTGATATAAAAATATGCACTAAATTAATGAGTTGAAGAAAACTCTTACTTTCTAGTTATAATAATTAATTACCCATCTACTTTTCTTTATTAAACTCATACTTtcttattataattattaattcccatctactttttttattatttatagtcACATATTCACACTGGTAGGATTTGCTTCCCGCGTTAATGGTTGAGCTTTGAAGTAGAGCATCTAAACAAACAAAGCAGGCAATTTTACCCAACTTGGAAATGATGATTGCATAGAATTATATAGTTATGATTTAAGAGTAGGGGCCCACCTAGGGCAGGGCAGTGATAGGCTCCAAATAAGAGGAAGGATTTTTGGATATAAAATTACATGTTAGGAACTTGGGCCATTCATTACAATTAGGAGCAGGGGCATTGTGAGGTCACCAATGCCCCTACCACGGTAAATGGTGGACGTAAAACAAATCTGAAGGGCAAATCCTGTAAATACGACCGTTGGAATTGCAGAGGTAAACAAGATTTCCATCCATTGTTTACAACTTATAATACAGTACTTACCAGATATGTTTAGATATACTCGTATAGATATCTCATCGGCAGCTTGTAGTTGTCCTGTTGCAAGAGTTACCTCAATCCACAATGGCTGAAGAGGTAAGGTACATATAAATTGTAGGTACCCATGGTAGTAGCTGTTGCCAGAGCGACGAAGAGGGAGAATGAAGAAGTTACAGCATTAAAATTCCGGGGTAATACGGATTTCTCAGGCACGAGACATCCAGTTGAGACAAAGGTTGGAAACCATGCAGCAGTCTTTTGTTGTTTTTGTGCATCAAAAGATGCTACATTGCACTACACTATGTTGTACTAGTTTACTGGGTTTTACTACATTTTTAGTCAATTGAAATCAACCAAGtggagattatatatatatatatattatatagattGTGGGTGCAATATTCTGGATCCACAAGTGGTCAGATTGGTTATATACTTGTGGGTATCaggaattgaagaagaagaagaagaagaagtggaaGTAGAATGAGGGTGCATCTGCATTTGGGCCACTTTTGGTGCCTGTTTTTTATGTGCATTTGGGTTTCAGGGTCTGTTGTTGGTGCTGCAGCATCTGGTTTTAATATTACAAAATTTTTGAGTGGGTACCCAGAGTTTGAGACATTCAATAATCTGCTGACAGCAACCAATGTGGCCAAGCAGATAAACAACAGGACCTCTCTCACCATACTCGTCTTGTCAAATTCTGTCATGGTAAACTTCATGGCTGGTTATGGAGGGAACCCGCCAAAGTCTGATGAGATCCAATATGTTCTTCAGTACCATGTGCTTCTGGAGTATCTGGATTGGTACAGGTTCAGAAGGATGACAAGGGGGGGTACACTTGTAACTACACTCTATCAAACCACAGGCATGGCACCCAGAAACTTTGGTTCAGTTAATATAACCTATGACAAAAATGTGGGAGTCAGAATCAGGACACCTGCTCCGTATGGTGGTGGTTTAAGTGCAACTGTCGTAAGCCTCGTCAAGGAATTTCCTTACACTATCAGCATTTTTAGTATAGATAACATACTCataccttatggttttgatctttctACTTCATCTGAACCAAATGACGGCTCAATCAATGTAACGAATGTTCTTGAAAATGCCAAGAACTTCAATTTTGTTGTTTCTATGATGGTGGCTTCTGGGGTTACTTCAGATTTGGAGTCTGACCAGGCTGGTGCTGGCATTACCTTTTTCGCCCCTACAGATGATGCATTTTCAGCTCTTCCTCCAGATACACTACAGGGGCTTACAGCCGAAAACAAGGCCGTCGTTCTCAAGTACCACGTTTTGCATTCTTATTACCCTCTTGGATCTCTGGAATCCATAGTGAATCCTGTTCAACCAACATTGGCTACAGAATCCATGGGTGCTGGGAGATATACCCTAAACATTACGAGGATAAATGGTTCAGTTACTGTGGACACAGGTATTGTTCAAGCTTCTATAACCCAGACAGTTTTCGATCAGAAACCCCTGGCAATATTTGCAGTGCCCAGGGTTCTTCTGCCTCGTGAAATGTTTGGCAATCATGCTCCTGTCCGGTCTCCTGAAAATTCTCCGTCTCCCAAGGTACATGTTCCTTCCCCTGTTCCCGAATCATCTCCTAGTCTTGCAATTCCACCAACGCCACCTAATGTGGTTCCCAATCCACCATCCTCAAATGCACCTCCTGCTGTCGTTCCACCCTTGGCTTCGCCTAATCCAAATTCTTCATATGGTGGGGTAATAGGGGAGCCGAATCCCATTTCTCCTTCTTCAGGGCAAAAAACAAGCGGCACTACCCTGACCAGTTTAGCTGCAGGTCACATTATTTTAGCCTCCCAATGTATTTGTCTCATCTACATTGTCTATCCATTTTTGCATTGAATTTGTGAAAAGAGCATTTTTTCAGGGATAAAATTGGATGATTTAATGTCAGCTATATGCAATTTACATGGCTGCTTTTCAAATATACTTTTAAGTATCAGTTCCTCTTCAAATTTAAAAATAAGGGCATTTTATTCCCGTATGAAAGAGCAAGGAAAAGAACTGGTCATCAAGTCAGCCAATTTCTGGAGGGACGGTCTCTATCAATTCAGAATACATATCTTCTCCTATTTATATATCCATTTGAATGGTAAAAATGATTTTAATTTTCCGAATGACTGGTTCGTTCACAGTTGGACTTGTTAAAGCAAATGCATGCTTCTTTGCAGTCGAAATTGTTGCTCTCTCCTATGGTTCAGGATCATCCAGTCTGGAAAACCTGATTGCTAAATGTATGCTATATGTATCCATATTGTATAGATGGTTCAACCAAGGAGGACACATTCTTTCGATTCCTTTAAATTGTATTACAATTGGAAATAATAATCAAGTCATCTTGCTCAATTTCTCTAACAAGGCAATAATTTCTTTCTCAGATTTTGCAGTTTATATT
This genomic stretch from Cryptomeria japonica chromosome 8, Sugi_1.0, whole genome shotgun sequence harbors:
- the LOC131052299 gene encoding fasciclin-like arabinogalactan protein 4; its protein translation is MRVHLHLGHFWCLFFMCIWVSGSVVGAAASGFNITKFLSGYPEFETFNNLLTATNVAKQINNRTSLTILVLSNSVMVNFMAGYGGNPPKSDEIQYVLQYHVLLEYLDWYRFRRMTRGGTLVTTLYQTTGMAPRNFGSVNITYDKNVGVRIRTPAPYGGGLSATVVSLVKEFPYTISIFSIDNILIPYGFDLSTSSEPNDGSINVTNVLENAKNFNFVVSMMVASGVTSDLESDQAGAGITFFAPTDDAFSALPPDTLQGLTAENKAVVLKYHVLHSYYPLGSLESIVNPVQPTLATESMGAGRYTLNITRINGSVTVDTGIVQASITQTVFDQKPLAIFAVPRVLLPREMFGNHAPVRSPENSPSPKVHVPSPVPESSPSLAIPPTPPNVVPNPPSSNAPPAVVPPLASPNPNSSYGGVIGEPNPISPSSGQKTSGTTLTSLAAGHIILASQCICLIYIVYPFLH